TTGGAGCCCTCTCCCTGGTAGCAAGGGATGCCAGTAAAAAAAGTGAAAACCCACTCCAGGCCCAGAGTCCACCATCCCAGGGCAGCCAGTGAAGCCACCAGCTACTCCCCACCCACACAGTACGGCCACTTCAAGTCACACAGGCAGATAAAACTGGTCCTTTTAGGGGCCCAAGAAGAGATGATCACAGCAGTGGCTTGCCTCCTGATAAATGTCCAGGGCCCTGGTCTACACCAAGCTGGAAACACTGTAAGGGTGTCCAGTGGCTGGACAAGACAGAGCCTGTCTCAGGCTGCCTGCCTTCCAAGGAGAGATGACAGCACTCGCTGGGTCATAGGTTCCCCCactgctccacaggaggaaactggTCCACTTCACCCAGCTCTGTGCTCAGCTGCTCCCCTAGAGCAAAGCTCAGCTTATACCGAAGCCGCACCTTCTCCTGTAACAGAGGGCGGCAGGTGAGAATCAGTCCAGGAGTCCCTCTGTAGGTCACTCTCTTGACTCTGCTGGTGGGATGGACCTTGTGCACCCATGTCTACCCATGCTCAGTCCCTTAACCTGGGACAGGAAGGAGTTCCTGCTACAGGTCATGCCAGGACTTCAGACAAGAGGCGCCGAGGTGGCACTCCTGTGTCCTAATTGGGGCAGCAGGACCAGGGGGGTATTGTGGAGTCTCCCATGCTTACCTTCAGTGGATTGGCCAGCAGCATGACCTGGGTAATGGCTGCAGGTGGTTGGATGGGACTAAACGGAGAAAGTTCTGTCCCAGAGGGTGGCTGCAACTTCACTTTCATTGACTGAAGATAAAAAAGAAGCTCCTTTGAAGGGAATGGTCCAGGTGTCTGAGAGAGACCAACTGCTACCTGCTGGCCACTGAATGGCGGCCAAAATAGTAGGTTCAAGATAAGGGAGGCGGATACCTTGGGCACTGCGGCCTGCAGCACAATGCTCTTGACTGGCAAGGGAGCTGTGTTCAGCATGGACACTACCACCACCAGCACATCGGGCCGTCCTGGGGGACACTCCTTAGCAAAGTGGAAAAGGATGCGGAAGCCATTTTTATCATAGGCTGTCACCGGAAGAGCACTGCCTGCAAGGAGGTGTCACTAGTGAGTATAGAGTAGGACAGGAGAGAATACCCAAGGCACTCCAGAGCCCCAGTGGTTCTTGAGTGAAGCCAAGCAGGATGGAGAAAAGCAAGTGTGGCTGAACTGTGCTCCCCTGTGAGAACTGGAGAGGCCAAGTTACACAAGTGCTGTAGGAAGGTGAGTAGAgctggctgtggtgacacacacctttattcccagcactcgggaggcaaaggcaggtggatctctgtgagttcaaggccagcctggtctacagagtgagtcccaggacaaccagggcctcacagagaaaccctgcctcgaaaaacaaaacaaacaaaaagctgagataggctggagagatggcttagtggttaagagcacttgctattcttgaaGAGGATctagcttcccagcacccacactgggcagctcacaactgcctgcagctccagtttcaggagtTCTGACACGCTCTTTGACCCCTGGGGGAACTTGTACTCATGCCAAGCACATGCATGGACTgaggcacacaaacatacataatgaaaatacaatctttaaaaaatttttaagacagccaggaggtggtggcacatgcttttaatcccagcactctggaggcagagccaggtggatctctgtgagttcaaagccagtctggtctacagagcaagatccaggaaaggtgcaaatctacacagagaaaccctgtctcaaaaataaataaataaataaataaataaataaataaataaataaataaataaataaataaataaataaaaaatttaagacagCAGGCAAGTAGACCCTTAACCATAAGTGACCCCTGCAAAGTCAGAACCCACTGACCACACACCTGTAAACACTGGCCGTGTGGCCTGCTGTCTGTCTCCAACACTTACTAGGCTTGATTGATTCCAAGGGCACATGGACATTGGCCAGGGAGAGCTCTGGGCCCCTCAGAGGGCTGCCTTGGGACTGGAAGGCTGGTGACTGGAAGAGAGGGCTTCCAGGTCCCGTGGAGAAGGGCAGGAGAGGCCTGGCTGGGGTAGAGGTGGGAAGCAGCGGGGAGGTGGTGGCCCCaggagagaaacaagaaacagGTTTCACCAGGCCTGAGGTcctgggggggaaggaaggaaggacagaggacaaGTCAGAGGGCAGGCTAGAACTGCTGGGCAACCCCTCAATCAAGGCCAATCCCTAGCTACCCAGGGCCACCAGCTTCCAGCCCAATTAACAGGACCAAAAGGGATCCCCATACCCCGTCCTCTGGAGCCTCCCTTTTGACCTGCATATGACACTCCACCCTCAGCCACCCTCTCTTCTCCCATCCATTACACTTTGGCCTCTTCCAGAAGCTGATCAAGGGCATCTAGGCGGTGCGAGTTGCTGTCACCCAGTGCTGAGCTGTGGCACTCTGGGGCTGTGGGATCAGCCTTTGGAACCGAGGCTGGGGCAGGTCCAGAAGAGAACGAGAAGGAACCAGTGCTGGGGGCAGGTGCACTGGCTGGGACCACAGGAGCTGGGAAGGGAGCAGGCAGTGGAGCGTGGGACGTACTTGAGGTAGACactgggggagggagcagagatccatctgaggGGCAGCAGGCCGCAGACACGGGCCTGGGGTTGAAGAAGTCCAGGTCTGATGATGGCTCATTCTGTACAACAGGAACAGCAGGTGTGTAAAGGCTTAGGAGGGCTGCAGCACCACCACAGTTTATAACCCACCAGGTCAGTCCTCCTGAGGTATCCCATCATGACCCACAGAACTAAATGTTGGGGAACAACCCTTGGAAGCAGCATGTCCCAGCTACAGTGGACAGAGCTCTAGAGAATACAGCCGCTCTGGATCTAGCAAAGTGCAGCCAGGCACAGACTAAGTAACCGGTGAGCTCTGGTCCTTGGGCACTTTAGTGATGTAGCCATTGCTGTGCCTCTACCTGAAACAGGTGCCACTGACTATTTCCAGCTGACTCTCTGGAAGCAGTGGGGGCTGGGTCAGTAAGGCctaagaacacaaaagaaaactcaATGAGATGAGACCCTGGGCTGAGGCAGCAACCCCCCAACTCCCTGAAGAATGGTCATTTGAAGACAAGTGACGTTACTTGATGAATGGGAGAAGTATTCCCTTACAGCTAGATTTGGAAGGAAATCCACTTCCACCCTGTACATGAGACTGAAGGGCCGCCCAGGAAGAGAGGGGCTGAGTTGCACCGGAGCCATGTTCACCCTGGCATTCAGTGGCCCCCGGACCTTGACCGACAAAGCACACTAGAGACCCTTCCTCTAATGCCGCCCTTGCACGTACCCAAGCAGAGGAGCTCCTCATCTAGCAAGGAGAGGGCACTGCTCGTGCTCTCAGGCCCTGGGGGAGCCTCAGCCTGGCTGGATGACCGGCTTCGTGGAGGCCCAGAGGtctgggggggtggagggaggataGGGATGCCTGAGGTGGCTGGGGCAGGCGCTGGGGCCAACACTGGGGAGGAGCTGCAGGGGGTGTCCAACTCAGCAAGGTCGATGAGGGTGCCTTGGTTACTGCAGTGGTCATTTCCTGGATGGGTCGACACAAGAGGAACAAAAACATCCAGGGTCAATGTAGTGCCTGTGTAGCAGGAGGCAGGACCCCGGCCGGACACAGGCACTAAGGCTTTTAGCTTCTGTCCCAAATCAGTAGCATTTCTCCAGGGAAATTGAAAACCAGGCTTGAGAAGACAAGCGGAACAATCTCCATGCATACCTCCTGCCTCTGAGAAGCAAAAGACCACTTGAAATGGTTGGGAATTCCCTCAGGCCCTAAGACTTGCCActtgtggctcagtggtcaggactTGGGGCTGGTCTGGAGGGTCCCAGAATGGGGAATCATAGGATGTACCTTCAGAGTCAGGCATGGTTGAGGTGGTCACCTCACCATTGATGATCTGCCcttcaataattgttttgtaagAGCTGATGACCCTGGAGAGGTTGTCACTGGCCTGCAGGATGTCCCCTAGAGCAAAAGAGACTCCTCACTGTGAGGGCCGTGACGACTCTCACACAGATCCTTGCCAAGTACTCTTTATGCTCACCCAAGCTGTTGTCATTGTCTTCTGTCTCACTGGCTAATTTAAATAATGTCCGTCTCTTGTTCTCACAACGATCAAACAGCTCCTGAGAGAGACCCGGACATAAAAATCAACTACAGAGGCTCTCAGAAGTTATCTGATTCAATGTGGGATGCCCCTACAGCCACAGTTAGTTCCTGGCAGAACTGGGACCAGAGCATGCATCTTTGTGCTGTCAGGATTCACTCAACAACGCTGCCCAAGTCTTTGTATCAACTCAAAGTCACTCAAATGGTAGACGAGATGTGTGTCTCAGAAAACACAGCCAAGCTACAACATCACCATCAGGGTCTCGGGAGTCTCCAACCCACGTGTCCCCAAGGCTTAAAGGCGGAGAGGAGGAGTGAGCACCTAGACACTGACTGGAGTCTCGGGCAAGCACCTGCCCCAGGGCTGTTAGCTGTGTGAAATAAAAGCACTGTCCTTCATCCCCCTGCTGTAGCACTTGCAGCTGGAGTGTTAGTTGTATAAACAGGGACACTGCCCTCTGCTGTCATGAACAAGCCCCAAAAGCAAGCACGTCCTCAGCAGACCAGATCCCACTTGGGGGGAGCAATGCGAGCATGGAGCTCTCTGCTCACAGCAGCTTACCTTCATGAGCTCTTTGTCAGCCTCCGACGAGTACTCGTGGCTGTAGTGAAGGAGCATCTCATGGAGCAACTTGACATTGTTGTTAACTTCCTCCAACGTGTGCAGGCGCTTGGTCACCTTCTGGATTCGAGcctcatcctgcctcagccaagAGGGTGCAGGAAAAAACAAGTTCACCTAGCTTGCCTTTCGACCACCAGGCAGGGCTCCTTCGTTACCCAACAGAACAAGGGCAGAGGCCAAGTCTCAGAGCTCTGCTTAGCCTGTTTCCTGAGACTGCAGGCCTCAGACTTACCCTGGGCTCTTCTTTTAGTGAGACCTCCCCTCCACCACTCACACCCACCGCTTCTCTACTGCTTTCTCCCATAGACAATACAAGGCCCCTCCTAAACTCACTCCAGTTCAGGGCTGGTGCAGAGTGAACAAGACAGGCCTAAGATCTCTGGGGAAGGACTTCTGCTCTGTGGTGACATGCTTCTGTGCCCCACACTACCCAGAGGACCAGGACCCACTCACTTCCTTCACCATGGACTTGATGAGTTTGTTAGCTTCCTGCAGATCATCTGGGTTCTTGCTTTTCAGCAGCTTGGCTAAAAGCTGGAAGAGAAGGTGTCTAAAGTGAAGGAAGGGGAGCATGTGCCGAGCCTCACTGGGCAGACTAGAAGAAACTATAGCTCCCTGTGATACCAAGCAAGACCCCATTTCATGTCTGGTAGGGTGGCTCAAGCCTACAATGCcaccactcaggagactgaggcagaaagatatcAAGTTCAAGGTTGGCTTACGCTACAGTgggatactgtctcaaaaaatcaaaagcagccgggcagtggtggcacacgcctttaatcccagcacgcaggaggcagaggcaggtggatctctgtgagttcgaggtcagcctggtctacagagtgagatccaggacagccagggctacacagagaaaccctgtcttgaaaacaataactaacactaaaaacaaaagccACCCTGACACACTCACCCCGCTACTGCCACAAGTCATCTGAAAGACTCCAGGCCCAAGACGGACTTTACCTTGGACTTCTCCTCATCatcaaagacagggtttctgggacgaggtgggggagaggggatgagCGTTCTGTCCATGGGGATGGGGGGGTCTGACTGCACTATGCCTGAGGAGACACAAATGACAGAGTACGTGCTTAGGCAATGGTTATCTTGTCCTTCACACATCGCGGCCCAAATCCCTatgaggagcaagaaaaagagCAGCCTGCTTTCATCTCAGCCTCACGACAACTCCCCACAGGAAGAGACAGGGCAGGGCCCTGGGAACCCAGCACTCCTTTGTCTTCTTTGCCGTGACCAGCACTCAGGGCCACCCTGAGGTTAATGAGAGGTCAACACACACCTTGTCTCTTCAGCATATGGTAGGCATCTCTGATCTTGGCTTCCTCCGGCAAGGCCAGCGTCCAGCTGAAAAGCAGCTCGATGACCTTAGTCTTCACCTTCTCAGACaccctgtctcccaagtactagagGCAAAAGGAAGTCAGAGTCTAAGAACTGAGACCCTGAGGAGAACTGCTTTCTTCACAGCGTGTTCCCCATTCCAGTTCACAAGTCTACTTGAACAAACCCAGCACTCTACAGTGTGTGACAGAGTGGGGACGGGAGTGACAGAGCCTGGGCTTCCATGAAGAAGCTGCCTGAGACACTGAAAAAGGTGGGCAACGTAGtacagacttatttatttatttatttttaaaggtgaacTGAACATActtgtgaggatttttttttttaaaagatttatttatttattatgtatacagcatgtattcctgaagaccagaagagggcaccagatctcacagatgttgtgagccaccatgtggttacggggaattgaactcaggacctctagaagagcagctagtgctcttaaccgctgagccatatctccagggCCCTACAACCACATCTCCTTGAAGGACTGTCTGAGAATGCCACCAACGTGAGATATGGTTCCCTCTGTCTAGAGCTACCCAACAGACCCCGGCCATTGGAGCAAATAAGCAAAACTTTGTATCCAATGTAGGCTAGGAGCACAGAGTactagctttcttttctttcttttttcttttctttttttagatttacttattatgtatatattgttatagtgttctgtctgcgtgtatgcctacaggccagaggaggacaccagatctcattacagatggttgtgatccaccatgtggtttctgggaattgaattcaggacttctagaagagcagtcagtgctcttaacctctgagccatctatccagacCCAGGGTATTAGCTTTCTCCACTTTTCCTGGACACATACAGCCATGTTTATGCTGGGAGACCATCAGGAGGCTACTCAGACTTCAGACTGATCAGTCATTGGTATTTCTAGGAACCAGGTTTACAAGTACAGGACACAGAGCATCATCTCTGTGAAGATGTTAAATGACCAGAAAAGCCAGTAAAAAAGGAAGGGACATAATAGAAGCTCCCAGAACACAGGACATTGCTATCAACTGACCTTTGGAGAGACGACTTTGATTAATTCATTCAAAAATCGGAACTTTCCCACTTCGTTATGAAATCTCCTCCCACAGTTCTTCATACATGCCTCTAGCACCTGCagccacacagagagaggcagtcTGTGACAGGAGGTATGGCACCTGAGacatacagtatttttttaatatatattttatttaaataacatttttttccccaatctGGAGTGTCCTATGCACTTCAGGATATTCCCACTTACACCCTCCTCCcgttccactcctcctccatctccattcagaaaggggcaggtctcccatggccttcaacacagcatggcacatcaagttgaggcaggatcctTAATATTGTATGAGgcaaggggaggagctcagtACTGCCCCACACAGCACTAAGGAACCTGACCAGGTGAAGGGACTCACTATGAGAAATGGTGCACACTCCCTTGGGAATGGAGGCTGCGTCACAGAGCCACTCGACACAAATCCTTCCTTCTAAGGGCATGCTCTGCAGAGAATGCTACACAAGGGCTAGAGCAGGCAATGTTGAGACCCAGATACCAAGACAGTTTGCTGCCAGACCTGCAAGGGCCTTCCACAGAGATACTGACTTGGAACCTTAGGAGGAAAACCACGTTCTAAGGAGAAAGGCCCTCTGACTCAGGGTCCAGGGTCCTTTCCGCAAATTGACCTTTTTATGGGGGTAGATGTTTAAATCTATCATCTTTCATTTAGATGATGGGGCCTTTCCCTTGCCTCCTTTTTTTGCACGTTCCTATTCTGCTTGGGGCCCCATCATTCATGCAGCTTGCACACGGCAGTGTTCAGGTCTGAACGTACGTGTGTAGGAGCCAGGATAACCTCAGGCACCCTTCCTTAACTGAACtccaccttgttttgagacaggaactctcaCTGGCCAGGACTACcaattagtctaggctggccggccagtgcCTGCCGTCTTTGTCACCCAGGATCACATCTGGTTTCCTGCAGGTCCCagggactcaggtcctcatgccagCACAGCACTCTACCAACGGAGCCACCCCCCTAGTCCCTCGGTGTCGgtctctgcttttctgttttgagGCAGGTTAGTCTGGAACTCAATgcgatctgccagcctctgtctactgagtgctggaattaagtgTCTGGtaacaaatgctgggattaaaagcatatgataggctgggtggtggtggtgcaagcctctgatcccagcacttgggaggcagaagcaggtgaatctctgagttcgaggctagcctggtctacaaagtgagttccaggacaggctctaaaagctacacagaggaaccctgtctagATAAACCAAAAAGCATGTGATAACATGTccagtagtttctttttaaaataaacacacatacatagggaaggaattttttttttagggaaggattttgttttatgtatacaggtatttgtctgcctgtatgtctgtgcaccacatgtgtacagtgctagaggaggccagaagagagcatgggaTGCCCTAAAActcgagttacagatggttataagtttccatgtgagtgctgggaattaaacccaggtcttcgGAAGATCAGCCAGTACTcctagccactgagccagcttccCCAGCTCCCAGTGGTTTGTTTCTGTAAAGCAAGGTTTCTCCACTGCAGCCTGGCTGACACTTCAGACTCGCCCCTCTTTGCTCTGGAGCTGTCCTATGCATTTCAGGATACTTAGCTGCACCCCTGGCTACCACTCTCTAGAAGCCAGCAGCACTATTACACTACCCTCTACGATAAAAGTATCCCCAAACACTATCAAATGTCTCTGGAGACCAAAATTGCCTCCCtgcaaaccaggcatggtgacacatgcctgcagTATTAACACtttagagatggagacagaaggattgagACATcttaaaatcaatcaatcaatcaatcaatcaatcaaccaaatGAAGAGCTTGATTGCCCTTGAAAATCACTGTTGTAAAGGTCTTGGCTCCACAGGGAAAGAGCACTGCACCTGGGCCTCTACACACCATTGTTCTTCTGTCTCCAGGAACCAAATGAAGTCAAGGTCAGAGAGGACCCAGAGTCTCTAAATCTGGCTGTTGTCTGGGGAGCAGGGAAGCACCTGAATGTTCCCCTCACTGCCTGACCAAATACTGACCTCTGCCCTTGTGGCCCGTGACTATCAGCATGACATCTTCACTAGTACCGACAGCATCTTCAGGTATGCCACCAACTGGATCTCCCAGGCTTTTCTTTGGCTGGCtgacttttttgttcttttttgagacagggtttctctatgcagtgctgggtgtcctggaacttgttttgtagaccagactggtcttgatctcacagaaatctgcctgactctgtccaTGAGCCATTGACTCTGAAGTGTCAAGACTACTTAAGTCCTCTCTGAGCCCTGGACTGGACTGAAGGTCCCGCCTCTGGGATCCCTCTGTCACCTGTGCAGCCTCCGTGCTAGGTCTAGAGGCATGAGTACTTGTAGACCAGCTGATAGACATGTTCTAGAAATGCTCAACCTGTATCGCTGGACTTTGGGCATGAGCCTGATTACCACCGATGGCCTAATGGGTGTGTGAGGAAAGACCTGAGCAAGTGAATTTCCACTGCTTTCATCTCTGACAGCAAAGACCTACCGTGAGGGCCTGCACTGCCTCCCATTCCTGTGGAGACTGGATCTTGTGAGCCAGGAGTCGGACAGCGATCTGGGGCCTGGTGGACAAGCACACTACAGTCAGTCTGCAGATGGAGGGCCATCTGGCCAGCCCTCCTTGGTCAGGTTTTAGCCTTCTCTCTCACTGGCACTCACCCTTCAAGCTCTTTGTTGATCTGATCACAGAAGCCAATGATATATTCCCAGTCTTCCTGGCGGTTAGAAGGATTGGTAGCTTTATCTTGGGGCACAAAACAGAGGAAAACTGTTAGAAGAGCAATTCACAACACAAGGTTGTCTTCATAATTTTTAAACACAGTAAGTTTGCTTCCAAATTTGTTTCATAAGGATGTTTCCAGAGTTAAGCCAGACAACAATATAAATCCTGCTTTCTGCCtaatatttttggaagttgcaataaaaaaatgagaaagcagccaggtgatggtggcactcacccataatcccagcacttagaaggcagaggcaggcagatctctgtgagtttgaggccagtctggtctacagagcgagatccaagacaggcaccaaaaatacacagagaaaccctgtcttgaaaaacctacaGATCCTTCATAAACATTTTCTAGACataaccttttatttatttatttatttatttatttatttatttatttatttatttatttatttatttatttattgtttatacagtgttctgcctgcatgtatgcctacaggccagaagagggcaccagatctcaatacaggtggttgtgagccaccatgtggttgctgggaattgaaccgaggtcctctggaagagcagtcagtgctcttaaccactgagccatctctccagcccaacctttcttttttttaatggtatattttttatttaaatttattttatgtgcactggtgtgaaggtgtcagatcctctggaactggagttacagatagttgtgagctgccatgtgggtgctaggaactgaactcaggtcctcttaacggctgagtcatctctccagcccgacctaACCTTTCTTAATGCTTTAAAGATTTCTGAAGTTGCACAGGACCCTCTACAAATGTATTTGGCTCTAATTAAACACCTACCAATCTTGTGCAGTCTTCCCCTGCATAAACAGATTCAGCAATTTAAACCCTGTTTAAATTGCCTTCAATGATCAAGTACAGACAAATCCTGTGAGCATTCTGAGGGCTACAGAAGTTCTAGAATTCCAGCACTAGATGTAAAGCCCAGAACACTTGCTTTGGCCTCCTTCCTGCTACTTGGCATATGTGCGAaaagaagatggctcagctgcggGTGGTGAAAGGCTCGGATGCAGATCTGAATTCTGCTCTCTGTGCCCAGAGACAAGAGAAAGCCTGAGCCACACATTTTCTCCAAGAGCCTTGATCTTCTGCAGTGACAGACCTTCCAACATTACACAAACTAACCTCCTAAGTTTCTAGATTTTGGTTCTAAATGTGGCTGCTTTCGTCTTCTTTACACTTAtttacttggggggggggtgtggaggCATGGGTGGGGCTCAAGTCCTGTGAATGTGGAAGTCTGTGGACAACTATAGGAATCGGTTCTCTCCTGTCATgtgagtgggttttttttgtccccttagacagggtttctcagctgggcggtggtggtgcacacctttaatcccagcacttgggaggcagaggcaggcggatctctgtgagttcgaggccagtctagtctccaaagcgagttccaggaaaggtgcaaagctacacagagaaaccctgtctcacaaaaaaaaaaaaaaaaaaaaaaaaaaaaaagacggattctctgtgtagctttgtaggctgtcctggaacttgctcagtagacaggctggcctcaaattcacagagatccacctgcctctgtctcctgagtactgggatcaaaggcattgGCCACCACAGCCAGGTGTGAGTTTTCCTTTATCAtgtgagaatcaaactcagacttggtggcaagcaccttcactgactgagccacctcaaCATCATCaccaccctctttttttttttgtttgtttgttttttgagacagggtttctctgtgtagctttgcgcctttcctggaactcgctttggagactagactggcttcgaactcacaaagatccgcctgcctctgcctcccaagtgctgggattaaaggtgtgcaccaccaccgcccgggccCATCACTACCCTCTTTTAAGATTCTTATActtcagcccaggctggtcttgaactcacaatgatcctccTACCTTGGCATGTGAAGTACTAAAATTGTAGGCAAGCATCACTACACCAAGCTgtgttttcttaactttaaaaatcacCACTTGGTCTAGGCCTGAGAGCATTGGCCTGTAATGCCAACTGCGTGAGAAGTTGAAGCAAGAGGCCTgaaagttcaagactagcctgggctacaaagtaagtttaaGGTTAACCTGGACAACTTAACAGGACCTTGTCTCacaaattttttgagacaaggtttctctgtgtagctctggctgtcctggaacttgctttgcagaccaagctggccttgaacatacagagatctgcctgcctctgcctccatgggatcaaagttgtgtgccaccattgcctgacttgtttcacaatttttttaaaaaggggaaaaaatgcctggtggtacatgcctttaatcccagcactcaagaggcagaggcaggtggatctctgtgagttggaggccagcctaatctacagagtgagatgcaggacagggctacacagagaaaccctgtctcaaaaaatcaaaaaagagtgccgggcgttggtggcgcacgcctttaatcccagcactcgggaggcagagccaggcggatctctgtgagttcgaggccagcctgggctaccaagtgagctccaggaaaggcgcaaagctacacagagaaaccctgtctcgaaaaacccaaaaaaaaaaaaaaaaaaaatcaaaaaagaaaaagaaaatagaaaaacagaaaaagaaggttggggatatagctcagtagtagaggaCTTTCCAAGCATGTACAAGGCTCTTGGTTTAATGACCAATaccaataaacaaacataaagcaCCAGGTAAGTTTGGCATGCCAATGGATGTCTACAATCTCAACTCTCataagacagaagcaggaaggtcaggcATTTCTGGTGGCTTGGGTTACAAAGAAAATTCTGTATTCCCCACCCACAAATCACCAGTAAGGTAGAGGACTGAATCCTAAGAACCCACCACCCTTCCACCAAGAACAGGCATCTGAGCAGAGGTCTTCTTAGACTGGGGCTGGTTCTACCTGACAGGGCTTCTGGTCTGGCTTCAGCAGGAAGACGCTAGTGACCAAAGTTTGAATTTAGAAAGTGAGGCCACGactggcagtagtggcacacgcctttaatcccacttgagaggcagagccaggtg
This Peromyscus maniculatus bairdii isolate BWxNUB_F1_BW_parent chromosome 8, HU_Pman_BW_mat_3.1, whole genome shotgun sequence DNA region includes the following protein-coding sequences:
- the Gga3 gene encoding ADP-ribosylation factor-binding protein GGA3 isoform X4; the protein is MAEAEGESLESWLNKATNPSNRQEDWEYIIGFCDQINKELEGPQIAVRLLAHKIQSPQEWEAVQALTVLEACMKNCGRRFHNEVGKFRFLNELIKVVSPKYLGDRVSEKVKTKVIELLFSWTLALPEEAKIRDAYHMLKRQGIVQSDPPIPMDRTLIPSPPPRPRNPVFDDEEKSKLLAKLLKSKNPDDLQEANKLIKSMVKEDEARIQKVTKRLHTLEEVNNNVKLLHEMLLHYSHEYSSEADKELMKELFDRCENKRRTLFKLASETEDNDNSLGDILQASDNLSRVISSYKTIIEGQIINGEVTTSTMPDSEGNDHCSNQGTLIDLAELDTPCSSSPVLAPAPAPATSGIPILPPPPQTSGPPRSRSSSQAEAPPGPESTSSALSLLDEELLCLGLTDPAPTASRESAGNSQWHLFQNEPSSDLDFFNPRPVSAACCPSDGSLLPPPVSTSSTSHAPLPAPFPAPVVPASAPAPSTGSFSFSSGPAPASVPKADPTAPECHSSALGDSNSHRLDALDQLLEEAKVTSGLVKPVSCFSPGATTSPLLPTSTPARPLLPFSTGPGSPLFQSPAFQSQGSPLRGPELSLANVHVPLESIKPRFLCVDLHLSWILLCRPDWL